GCCATGCCGAGGCGGCCGAGCGAGCGACGAAGCACGGAGACGGAGGTGTGAAAAGCAGAGCAAAAGATGGTGCGCGCGTCTGTGGGAAACGGCGCCAGGTGCCAAGTGGAGTAACTCCTCCCTCCACCTGTTTGATTTCTCTGAAACGGCTACCCACTGCTCACGAATAGAGGAAGAAAACTCTACACTCCTACGCGGGAGTAGAGTAGTAGAGAGAGAAACAGAGGTGGTAGCTGCGCTGCGCTGCGTCTGGGCTTGGGGGAAAGCGACGCGGCCCGCGCGCGCCCACAGACGCCCACGCCCACGCCCACGCCCACACACACATTGTCACGTACAAGTAGGCTGTGGATAGGCTATAGACGGGGTCTACTCCTACGCGGGAGGGGTCACAGGCTATGCGTTGTGAACAGGGGCCCGTGGTGGTCCGCTGCTTGTTTCCAAGTCCAAGGATCGATGATAGTAATAAAGGAAGCAACGCCCCCGCAACCCCAACCCCCCTTCTCCTTTCCTTTtccctgctatatatacaccggcACCCGTCAGCAAGCAACATTAACTCACTTGTTCACCTCAACACTCCAGCTCCTATCTAGCGCAGCGCAGCTCTGTAGAGTGAGTGGAAATGGGCGAGGAGGCCAATTGCAACGCCGTGATGGAGGCcgccaacggcaacggcaacggcaaggtCAAGGAGAACGGCCACGCCGTTGTGGCCATGCCGGACGTCAAGGCCGACGACGCCGTGGTGGCGCCCGCCGACCCCCGGCTGCAGGGCATCTCCGACGCCATCCGCGTCGTCCCGCACTTCCCCAAGCCAGGTAGGTCCTACCCTCTCTTGACTCTTGATCCACCCCATCCAGCAGCGCAGCGCACGACTACATAAACTTGTTGGCTCCCATCGCAGGCATCATGTTCAACGACATCACGACGCTCCTGCTGCGGCCCGGGGTGTTCAAGGACGCCGTGGACATCTTCGTCGAGCGCTACCGCGGCATGGACATCGCCGCCGTCGCCGGTAACCCACCCGTCCCTCCTTACTCCTTAGTAGTAATTCCTAGCTTACTCCTAGCTCCCCCATCCCCATGCATGTACGTACACTTGTCTACCCCGCTCCGCCCTCCTCCCGTCCTCTGAAGGCAAGAAGAGGCAGGGGTGGTACTggtagagagaggaggaggagggcttcGGTGAGTTGTTGTGAGATTCCGTAATATCTTTGGGGGAGATCTCCCGTGGTCCTTTTGCTCCCGCATGCTTGTCGTCGCCCGGGTGCGCTTTTTCGCATCACTCTGGCTGCTGCTCACCCGTCCTCCGCCTTTTCTCGGGAGAACAATATCATATAGCAGCCACAATAATAGTCCCACGCTACTGTTCCTGTTCCTGTTCCTGCTGGCCAAGCTTTGCCACGCCCTTCATGTTAGTAGAATACAGTATGTGCCACTGTGTGTTGTACTAGCACCGCTACCAAATCGCTAGAGTAGGAGGAGTTCGCCGAGGGCCTGTTGTGGCGGTGGGTGACGGTTCGCAATGGCGTCGGCCATTTCCGGTCACGAACGCGAGGGCTGCCTACCGAAAGGGAAAGTCGGGCTCGGGTGTTTGCTACGCTCTGCATGTGCGGGTTATGGTCTTTTATGCTAAGATAAGATAGTACTATTGGTAATGCCATGCCCATATTATGGTCGATCTCTATGTGAGGAATCGGCAGGCCAGCTGCTCTTTACTACTCCTACAGTAGTATATTATCAGGTCAGAACAAGAAGGCCCCCTTTTTTTCATAGCGTTGTTTAGAGGTAGAGGAATCAGGAATGTATGCGTCGGCGCCTGCTCGACCCGACGCGGCACCCgcagcgtgcgtgcgtgcgtgccagAATGTTTGGCACATGACGCGGTCGCGCTGCTCCAACTTggcctttttttttttttacaaaaagcCCATGGGCCGTGACGAGTCGGGCGGAATCTGGCGCATTCAATAGCGTATCCGGGGCGCACGTAGAAGCCCTGGCACGGGCAGATCTCGTGGCCAGCGAGGGGACCGGACCAGAGGTCCCCCGTGGTCCGACGGCCGCGGCCGTGTCTGCCGGGGATCGGATCGGACGGTGGGAGGCCGGCGGTACACCGGACGGACGGAGTAGGCGCCTGTAGCACCCCGTTTGCTCTGAGGTCATGCGCGTGGATGTGGCCAATCTGCCGTCGTTTTCACGGGAAAGTACTGCTTCTCAGATTTTGCTTTGTTCCTTTGTTGGATCCTCTGTCTGCTTCCTCCCTACCTGGTCCTGGTTTTGGGTTTTCCATTCTGTTTCCTCATAACCCTCTCCTTTTATTACCAGTAAGACAGTATCTTGTTATTCTCGACTAAATGGAGTTACCTTGTGTGCCATCATATTATTTATGATTATTTTTGTTTCCATTCTTCAGGGATTGAGGCGAGAGGGTTTATATTTGGCCCGGCGATTGCACTAGCCATCGGTGCCAAGTTCATTCCGTTGCGTAAGCCTAAGAAACTCCCAGGTGAGCTCCCCTAAAAAAATGCTCCTTTCTATGCGCTGAAACCTGTTGCCGTAAGTAATGACCTAGTTGAGTAAtttgttttttctctttttctggtGCGAGCAAGTAAAACTGGTAATCTGGAACTAAATAAAATTTACACGAAAAAATGTTGGCAATCCCTTTATGCAGCAGAGCATGATGAAACCTGAAGAAATTTGCAGTTCCTATTACTTCTTTTTAAATGCTTGCCGAGGCCTGTTAATCTGCTGCCATTCCATACAAAAGGAAGAGAGGTGCCCTGTTAATCTGAAAAAACCCGGATGAAATCTAAATTATGAACACTACagacagaaaaagaaaactagaggTTGGGGGCAGGGTTTAGGCAAGATATTGTGtgccattttcttattttttttgcaaactgcaaaaaataaataaaactgaAGTATTTTTGCAGCACATGTATGTGCTAACATTTTCTTTTACGAACATGAAAGGTGAGGTGATTTCTGAGACCTATGTTCTCGAATACGGAACTGATTGTCTGGAGATGCATGTTGGTGCTATCGAACCCCGTGAGCGGGTTTTGATCGTCGATGATCTGGTTGCAACTGGTGGGACACTTTGTGCTGCTATAAATCTTCTGGGTACGTATCACATACCTTTCAAGTACTCCCGCCATTTTCATTTACTTCGTTCAAGTTTGTAAAATAAGTATATTGGCATCCATAATAGTAAAAATCAATATATTAGAATCTGAATGTATTTTCACATATCCATTATTATGAAAATTATGTTATTGtctataaacttggtcaaacaTTACAAAGTTTGACTTAGGAAAAGCCTAATATGTGGAATAAATAAGAACGGAGGGGGTATATATTATGCATCACTTGCCATCCTTCACCTGTACTTGCATGGTAATCTCTAAGCAAATGCAACTTGTACAACCTCTGTTCattaatataagacgtttttttgAACTTTTGGTCAGTCTAAAAAACGTATTTAATGGACAGAGGGGATAACCTGTTTGAATTTTGTAAGGAATCCAGACTGAATACCTTGCATTTGATCACTATTTCCACTGGCACATTCAAAGCACATTATTCACTGACCGGTGTAACAGTTAATCAGTCAATTCTCATCTTATTAGCCCGTGACAAAATTTGCAGAAGGCACCAGTACATGGCATACAGGTAGTTGCTTAGTATCAGATTCAAGTATCTTGTGAAGTGGAGTATCACTTGTCTTGAAACTGTACCACACTCTGAACATCTTTTAGCACCCTAATCAAATCCACAACGGCATCAGCATTGTCAGAAACAGCTTAAATAATCCCTGGAATGTAGTAATAGACTAATTGGATTCGCATGTACGGATGTCAGGCCTCCACACAACTTGGTGATGACCGATACTGGCCTAGTTATATATATTAATTAGTATGAAATCTTCCGTAATGGGACATGCTTTATATCTTGGCAAGATCTCTCCGGAGAGAATCTTGTTTGAAGATATGTCCTGGTACAAATTGATGTGGAAACATGATTTGATGTTGACACTACATGTTTTGGGGGCTTCAATCACAGAATCAAGTACTCTCACACAGAATGCTATACTCTCTTTTCAGCTACACCTTTCGTTGTCTGCACTCTCCGCTTCTGACGCTGTCATGCCATTAATCATGCGTCTTTTTTAATAGTATTTTGCACAACCTTGTTTCTAGAACGCTATACTGCCTTTTGGTTACTACTACTTTTCTGGATGAATTTCTTGCACTGCTGAAAAGCAGATAGGGTCTTGGAATACTTTTTTTTTTACCGAACAGTTTGATTTCCAGAACGTGCTGGAGCTGATGTCGTTGAGTGTGCTTGTCTCATTGGGCTCCCTAAATTTAAGGTATTTCATCTTTCTACACATGAATCAGATATATCCAAATTGTCGATTGACATCTGAATCTGATACACCTTATATTTCTGCTTCTTAGTGGTCACAACCCTATCACTGAATACTGCTTGCTCAGATACTTCTCTGAGGTCTAAATTACACAGGCACTCGATTTGACCACTTGAATCGTATAGTTCTTGGCACGTACTTAGCATTTAGAACGCTACTTTAGTAATTTAAACGttattatattagtttacagagggagtagacaTTTACCAGCTTGCTCAGATAATGTCTGCTCTGCAAACTTCATATAGCCTGTTGGCGCTGTGTAGCTTTAGACAGTGCCGTCAATGGTTTGGTTCCACAAAAGGCGGTCATGAATAAACATGACTCGTATGAATGTTAAGTACCAGTTGGTTATCCATAGACTTGAACAAAACAACTTAGTAACGGGGCatctcttttcccttttcctcCCCTTGGAAACAAACATATATACTATCGAGAATGGAGTATTTGTTAACAAGAACGGGGTTACTAGCTTGTGCAATTGTGCTATCGTGAATAAATAAAATGAGGATTGGTCGACTTGCATCACACTACTCCACTTGACTCGTGTTGCAAAATAAGTGACGCACCTTGCTTGATAGAATGATAGGGGATAGAGATTGTATAGCATCAAATGTCTGAGGACAATCTGGAAGAAGCATCAGGAACCATTCTTTTGTATTCGCTGTCAATCTTACTACACCAGCCACTTTGCCCCACTAGGAGGATAACTTTAGAGATAACAGTTGATTGAAATTTTTTCCATTGAGTGCATCTGAATTATCCTACTGCCTTGCGAAAGATTGTTTCCTTGAATCTGGTGACCGAGAGTCTGAGACAGCAACTCGATCCCTTGCAGGATTTTTACAAGCTCAATGGGAAGCCGGTCTATGTACTGGTGGAGTCTCTGGaatatgaaaaataagaaacttgTGACCAGGTGAGCCTCTCTCAGGCTGCTCTTCTTACATGAACCTGAACTCAGTCTCATATGGTCTGTTTCTATCTCGTTTTTCTCAGGGACGCATCGTGGCTTCATCCTGCAGGTGAACGGTGATGATCCACAAGTCTGCGGCACATTGCTAAGGCTAGCTGCTACGCGTTAGGGAGGGAGTGGGGGAGGTTAGGGAGCGGTACGTGAATGGATGGGTGTTAGTAGTCTTTGTAGGCTGAGTAGTTTCTTCAAGAGTACTGAAGAGCTTCCTTGTTCTCGGGAAAAATGATCGTTAGCTGAAACGCGAGTCCTGTCGTTCTTCCATTGTTATTGGTTATTAATTATTAATTGTGTGGTTTTGATTTCTTGGCACGGGCATGCGTCGTTTGCAGATGGTGTGTGTTTAGCCATGGCTGGTTTCATGCTGCGATCCCGTGTACGTACGACGATATTAGGGCCAAGGCGTTGGTGCATGCCGTGCCGTACGCCTCGTGCATGCATGCGGAGATGCGCTGCCTCCCTGCTTGCTTTCAGCGTCGATCGTGGCAGGGCAGGCGACGTGTTTTGGCTTGTCACGTCGATCGGACCGGCGGGCAGAGCTTGCCGGCCCCGGTCGGCCGGTCAGAGGCTACAGCCTACAGGAATCGTCCTCCAGCTAGCTAGCCTGCGTCTGTGCGTGGCCTGTCGTACGGTTCAGGCGTGTCGTACCTGAAGCTGTTGCCGGCGTGCATGCAGGCATGCAGCGGTGGTAGCTGCGTTCACCATGACTGGACCAAATTTTGATCCGGTGGCGCGGTAGTCTTTCAAGTTTGGGAGACTACTGTATCAGGTTGCGCGGCAGCGTTGCATGTTGCGACAGGAGTATGGCAGCGTTGCATGTTGCGACAGGAGTATCTTTTCATATATACTGTACTAACACAAATGCGTGCGATTGCAACGAAAATGAAAGTTAATGTGCGTTCATGAAATAGTCCACTGGAACAGCACAACGGCATCAGTATAGGAAAACACTTCTGGTCATACTCCTGATAGGAAAGAAACATCAGACTAATTGCTCACTGTTTCGCAGGAACATCCACAATAGATCCAGTGCGCTTGACAAGATTTCCTTTAATAGCGGTATCACTACCAAAGACAACAATACCTACATTCTCATTCTCAAGATTTAAGGCGATTCCTTTCACACCGCTGGCAAAGTCAAGTTCTGGCTGGAAAAAACCTGTTTAAACCACCTGATTACCACGCGCCCACCCTCCCATAATTCTCGTTCGGCACCTCCATCCCCAAATATCTTCTTTTCTTGTTCCTCTCCGTTCCTTACCTCACCGATAAATCTCCATCCGCCGTGCTACCCTTAGTTCTCTTCTCCATCGCTGCTTGACCTTGGTCACTGTCGAGCTCACCATCCCAGCCCTGATTTCAGCGCACTGCACGGCCGGCCGGCCACCTATTTCCTCTATTTTCAGATCATGGACGGCCAATTACGTATGGACGTGTGCGATATGTTTCTTTCTCTTACAATTCACGTATGTTCTAGTGGCCCATAAATTGTTTCCTTGAGATCTATATGTACCATGGTGGATTGGTAGCAAAGATAGCATCTCACAATCAATCTCTGACCAACTAATCCTGGACCGTTAGAGGTGCTTCTTATGTACACATCTCTTGGGCGCACATCTATAATTCTCGATTTAGCAAAAATGTAGGTTTCATTGTTTTTCCAAATGTATAGTCAGTTTTAAGCTTTGAGTGTATCTCATATATGCACCAAATTATTTCTTCTTGTCAACCATGCTTGCTACCTTTATTTTCGGATTGCAAATATTTGtttggtaatgaattattttgctTCAACTGCTACTAATGTCGGCAATAACTATTGTCAATTTCTAGTTTCTGTTTCTTATGCTTTCAGTGGGCATGACTTATGTTGAGATCGAATGAAATTGATGCTTCGAGATATCCATGCTTCCTAATCTGATATACGTTTCTCCAGTTCAGATAGTCTACCGCAATATAACCATGCTTTGAAATATTTATTCTTAAGCATCCAACGTTTCGGTACATGTATTTTGAACATTCTTTCTAGTACTAGTTGTTGCTTCCAATTTCCAATTGTTATGCATCATTCGTATTCAAAGATGCTTAACGGTCTTTCAGTTATCCATGCTTCGTAAGCATCATATATGTGCTTCGACGAAGTTCCAGTTTGTTTGCATCGATGGAAGAAATTGGTCTTTATTAGATCACAAAATGATTGATTCACATCTACACACCGTACATGTTGATATTGCTAGTTTCTAGTTACAATATTCTATGCTTCTTCTACGTATGAGTTATGTTGACAAAACAAATAATGGATGCTTCCTAATGTCCATGCTTCCTAACTTTACTATATGTTTTATTGAGCCGAGCTAGTTTACAACAATGGAAACATGCTTCTACTTTCTATATACTTTTTCTTACATTAGCAAGAGCATTGTTTGCATTTAAAATATTTGGTGATGTATGCTTGAAGCAGTTGGGTGCCGCCATAGACATATATGGAAACGACCGATGCATGCACCTAGAAGTGTGATGATACATGGACCTTCCCTACAATGAAGACAACCATACGCAAAAAAAAACAAGTCTACAATCTATAGGAAACATATAATATTAACTTAAAAGTGGTGTACGTTTTATTGGAGACTTGGAAGAAAATAATGTTGTATCATGACTTGAACTTTAGTATATGAACGAATGAAGCAGGAAACAAACTTCCGTTATGTTGgagaaaaaaatgtttttacCATGGAAACACTTGCATTTGATGCAAGCAGAAAAAAAGCATTCGGAAGCAAAGTCTTCCTTGTGTTGGAAACAAATACTTAGATGATTTTTTTACATGGAAGCGTGCTTTGACACAATTTTGTGTTGCATCAAAACAATATGAGGTATTAATCACGAAAAAGACAATATCACCTGAGGTGCACGCCCGAGATTTGAAATAAAAGCATTAATTCAATTGCGCATTAATCACGAAAAATACAATATCaccttagagcaactctaacgCGCCGACCCAAACACGCTTTTGTACTTTTTTTGTCCGTTTGAATCGGCCGTCCTCTCGACGTTCGTCCTGTTTAAGATTTGGGTCGGCATTATGCCCACCGTCCGCGACTCATTTTATGTTCGCGCACACGTTTGAAAAGGTCCTTGGTCGTAGGTCAAGCCAACGACCATGCCATCATCCAAAGTTCATGACGGCACCAATGCCAGCGGCCGGTATACATTGTCAGTTTCAAAAAATACTACACAGTTCATGCCAGCGCACTTGCGACCGGCCGGCATACATGCCAGCACACAAAAAAGGGCGGGAGTTCGACCACGCCATCACGGTCATGGTCATGTCAGCACACTTGCCGGCATATAAAAAAGGATGACGCTCGCCGTCATAGATCACTCATCGTCGAACTTGAGCATGTCGGCGTACATCTTCTCAAACCACGACCTCATACTTGGCGACACGGTGTTGAGATTCACCTTCATAATCTTCACCCCCGTCATCATGCTAGCGAGCAGTGGTGGAGCGTGAAACAAATATAAGAGGGGGTCGATTAGTCAATGGCTCAGCGTTTAGCCTCTCTATGACGCCAAACTGGGCTAGCTAATGGGGTAGATATTCTATAAAAAGGAGTTTTCACTTTggaaaggggggagaggggggCAGAGCCGGAAATTGTCCCCAAGAGGCTCCGCCTCTGCTAGCGAGAGCTACTTCTTTCGCCTTCGTCTTGTCATTAACGGCCTCGATCTCTAGCATCTTGGCTTGtttctccgcctccatctcaaGCATCCTGCCTTGCTTCTCCGCCTTCATACCAAGGCTCCTCCtttggatctccatgaaggtgtTCACTTGCTCTTCCTTGTCTTGCCGGCGCTTCTCCTTTCTTCAATCCTTCTTGGTCATCATGCCCTCCACAGTTGCGATCAAGGTGATCGATGCTGCATCCtgcttgtcctccttcttggagttggtcttTCCCCACGGTCGTGGCTTCTCACcctccccaacctcctccacgGCTTCCTTCCCCCCTCATGCACCGTGAGGACGACATATTGGAGCTTGAACTTCTCCTCATCTTTGATGATCCTCCAACAATGAAAAAGGCTGAAGGACTTACCTTTATGTTGGACCTTGAAAGACTCCAAAGCTTGGAATGCCTTCAAATTAATTACACACAAGCATATTAGCAAATGAACATGCAAACAAAGAGGGGGCGTATGCAtgcataccatgtcttgcatgCTGGTGTCGCTCACGGCGTGTGCCTCTCATAagtggcacaaaacttgttgcaTTCTTGTTGGATCACCTTCCATCACTTTGAAATGGACACCCACTCGTGCGTGCTTTGCATTTGGTACGACAAAAACTTCTTGCATTCCTGAAACTCATGATGGACATAAATCCAAAAGGTTGATGCATTTTGTTCAACGCCGACCTTGGGGTCTTGCCCAATGTCCTTCCAACAGTCACAAAGGAGCTTGCCCTCGGCCGTCGTCTATGCCTTCGTCCGTCTGCTCTTGGGCTTCGACTGGACCTCGGTACCTTGGATGGCGAGCTCGTCCTCGAACAAAGGCTCCCCGTCGATGTCCACCTCATCCTCTTCCTCGAGGCCGTAGTCATGTGGAAACACGTGGTCGATCGGGAAGCCGTCCAGGTCGAGGCCGACCTGATCTTGCATGAAGGTGGGCTACATGCCAGCTTGATCATAGGTCGACGGCGTGAACGACCCTCCTCGGCCGTCCTGGCCTTGGGTCTCTTCGGGACCATAGCTAGGCGCAGTCGCGGCAGCACCACCAGCGGCTACCGCATCACCCTCGAAGATGATGCTCTTCATGAAGCGGTTGTCCCTCTCGTCGTCGACAGTCGTCGGCATTCCGTCGAACAGGTTGTGGGCGCCGGAGAGCATGTCGACTGACATCTCTCGCACGTGTTTCCTCGGcccaccagatgacgagccaccgGCTACCAGTATGGCATTGAGGTCGATGGGCGCGGACGCGTGCATGGAAGGCGCCACCATGCTCACCTCGGGCAAGCATTCCCCGGAGAGGCGGGAGGCTTGCAGGTAGACATGGaagccgcgaatcgggggagtcgTCGATGCATGGGGCGGCTCTAGCAGCACCATCTAAGGGAATGCAGATGAGCCTGTGCTGGCCGCAGCCACGGCGGCGATGATGAGCCTCTGCTGGCAAGGGTTTAACCCTAGGTACAATAGTGCCTCCCTCGTTGCCGCCGCGACGCATGCAACAATATCCTCCCACTCCGCTATGGCGGCTATGGCCGCGGCGGGCAACGTCCACAGCGTGCCTCCGGCCTTTTCTCTTCACAGACTCCCTAGCCCGCTCCTCGGGCGTTagccccttcttcttcttgggcgcGGTGGCGGTCTTGCATGGTCACGAGGCTTGCCTTTGCGGGAGGGGGCGATCGTGATG
This genomic stretch from Hordeum vulgare subsp. vulgare chromosome 6H, MorexV3_pseudomolecules_assembly, whole genome shotgun sequence harbors:
- the LOC123401984 gene encoding adenine phosphoribosyltransferase 2-like isoform X1, with the protein product MGEEANCNAVMEAANGNGNGKVKENGHAVVAMPDVKADDAVVAPADPRLQGISDAIRVVPHFPKPGIMFNDITTLLLRPGVFKDAVDIFVERYRGMDIAAVAGIEARGFIFGPAIALAIGAKFIPLRKPKKLPGEVISETYVLEYGTDCLEMHVGAIEPRERVLIVDDLVATGGTLCAAINLLERAGADVVECACLIGLPKFKDFYKLNGKPVYVLVESLEYEK
- the LOC123401984 gene encoding adenine phosphoribosyltransferase 1-like isoform X2, with the protein product MGEEANCNAVMEAANGNGNGKVKENGHAVVAMPDVKADDAVVAPADPRLQGISDAIRVVPHFPKPGIMFNDITTLLLRPGVFKDAVDIFVERYRGMDIAAVAGIEARGFIFGPAIALAIGAKFIPLRKPKKLPGEVISETYVLEYGTDCLEMHVGAIEPRERVLIVDDLVATGGTLCAAINLLGFLQAQWEAGLCTGGVSGI